From Pseudomonadota bacterium, one genomic window encodes:
- a CDS encoding CocE/NonD family hydrolase has product MICPDPNEPAVITDFPCAIKEIEHQWIPMGDGVRLSARIWLPDDAETDPVPAILEYIPYRKRDGTRGWDDPRHAYWAGHGYASIRLDIRGTGESEGLITDEYTLQEQDDAVEAIAWIAAQPWCTGNVGMTGISWGGFNSLQVAARRPPALKAIITHCSTDDRYADDVHFMGGCVLSDGFFWGSGFHIISSKQPDPAIVGDGWREAWKVRLENAEPALTSIWMQHQRRDAYWKHGSVCENYDDITCAVYAVGGWNDGYSNAVPRMLANLTCPRKGLVGPWGHKYPQDAIPAPSIGFLQDSLRWWDHWLKDQDTGIMDEPMYRVWMGEPAKPEASQAVVPGRWVTEPTWPSPNIATETLAINADGLADKAGDEAVLEHRSPQTVGVAAGVWCPYGLGGSSPDLPIDQREDDARSLCFDGAPLAEPIAIMGAPVVRLKLAIDRPQGFVAVRLNDVHPDGQVQRITFGVLNLSHRKSHEFPEPMTPGAFDEVTVQLNDIGHVFRPGHRIRVAISTTYWPMVWPSPEPVTLSLAAGTSALVLPVRGTDTDVTAFPAPQMAPLVETRVIEDGAGTRTVERNLATAEQLVRVVEDGGVWYLAPVDVTCADGVTWEACIQDDDPLSAQITYRWHNGRRRDGTDYDVETRSAMTIHATAKDFVFAADIDAFDGGRRIFSRRWDETIPRDNV; this is encoded by the coding sequence ATGATTTGTCCCGATCCCAACGAGCCTGCCGTCATCACCGACTTCCCCTGCGCGATCAAAGAGATCGAGCACCAGTGGATACCGATGGGCGACGGTGTTCGTCTGTCCGCGCGCATCTGGCTGCCCGACGACGCCGAGACCGATCCGGTGCCGGCGATCCTGGAATACATCCCCTACCGCAAGCGCGACGGCACGCGCGGCTGGGACGATCCGCGCCACGCCTATTGGGCGGGCCACGGTTACGCGTCGATCCGTCTCGACATTCGCGGCACCGGTGAATCGGAAGGCCTGATTACCGACGAATACACCCTGCAGGAACAGGACGACGCGGTCGAGGCGATCGCCTGGATCGCCGCGCAGCCCTGGTGCACGGGCAATGTCGGCATGACCGGCATCTCCTGGGGCGGATTCAACAGCCTGCAGGTCGCCGCGCGCCGGCCGCCGGCACTCAAGGCGATCATCACCCACTGCTCGACCGACGACCGGTACGCCGACGACGTGCATTTCATGGGCGGTTGTGTGCTGTCGGACGGCTTCTTTTGGGGCTCGGGCTTCCACATCATCTCGTCCAAGCAACCCGACCCGGCGATCGTCGGCGACGGCTGGCGCGAGGCATGGAAGGTGCGTCTGGAAAACGCCGAACCGGCGCTGACGTCGATCTGGATGCAGCACCAGCGCCGCGACGCCTACTGGAAACACGGCTCGGTGTGCGAGAACTATGACGACATCACCTGCGCGGTTTACGCGGTCGGCGGCTGGAACGACGGATACTCGAACGCGGTTCCGCGGATGCTGGCGAACCTCACGTGCCCGCGCAAAGGTCTGGTCGGGCCGTGGGGACACAAGTACCCGCAGGACGCGATCCCTGCGCCCTCCATCGGCTTCCTGCAGGACTCGCTGCGCTGGTGGGATCACTGGCTGAAGGACCAGGACACCGGCATCATGGACGAGCCGATGTACCGCGTCTGGATGGGCGAACCAGCCAAACCGGAGGCCAGCCAGGCGGTGGTTCCCGGTCGCTGGGTCACCGAGCCGACGTGGCCGTCGCCGAACATCGCGACCGAGACGCTCGCCATCAATGCCGACGGCTTGGCGGATAAGGCGGGCGACGAAGCCGTACTGGAGCACCGCTCGCCGCAGACGGTCGGTGTCGCGGCCGGCGTCTGGTGTCCTTATGGCCTGGGCGGGTCGAGCCCAGATCTGCCGATCGATCAGCGCGAAGACGACGCACGCTCACTCTGTTTCGATGGCGCGCCGCTGGCCGAACCGATCGCCATCATGGGCGCGCCGGTGGTGCGCTTGAAACTCGCCATCGACCGGCCCCAGGGTTTTGTCGCCGTGCGCCTGAACGATGTGCACCCGGACGGTCAGGTGCAGCGGATTACCTTCGGCGTGCTGAACCTGAGCCACCGCAAGAGCCACGAGTTCCCCGAGCCGATGACGCCGGGCGCATTCGACGAGGTCACCGTGCAGCTCAATGACATCGGTCACGTGTTCCGGCCGGGCCACAGGATCCGCGTCGCCATCTCGACAACCTATTGGCCGATGGTCTGGCCATCGCCGGAACCGGTCACCCTTTCACTGGCTGCTGGGACCAGCGCGCTGGTCCTTCCGGTGCGCGGTACCGATACGGACGTCACGGCCTTCCCGGCGCCGCAAATGGCGCCGCTGGTTGAAACGCGGGTCATCGAAGACGGTGCTGGCACGCGCACGGTCGAACGCAATTTGGCGACGGCCGAACAGCTTGTGCGCGTCGTCGAGGATGGCGGCGTCTGGTACCTGGCGCCGGTCGATGTCACCTGCGCCGACGGCGTGACGTGGGAAGCGTGCATCCAGGACGACGACCCCTTAAGCGCGCAGATCACCTATCGCTGGCACAACGGCAGGCGGCGCGACGGCACCGACTATGACGTTGAAACCCGCAGCGCCATGACCATTCATGCGACCGCCAAGGACTTCGTTTTCGCGGCGGACATCGACGCCTTCGATGGCGGCAGGCGCATCTTTTCCCGGCGCTGGGACGAGACCATTCCGCGCGACAACGTGTAG
- a CDS encoding arginine deiminase-related protein, whose translation MSRETITNATADRFRYQRLMETFDTPAAPAFEDAGQQEKIWGAVWGADSEVGTLRTILVHRPGDEIKRVTEDWYDPELESYCNREEGIWWRGRNGPDLPAMQQAHDQFTSILRENGVEVAYIHENGQPTNRPVPIKQMSPRDIVIGVPGGAIVCRPNAKGRREESFWAARRVMEMGCPIIRTISGTGIVEGGSFMWIDAKTAALSTGLCANREGVEQVREVLAHVGVDLITVQVPGYGQHLDGFCSMIDTDKALINPTLLPYDFVQVLQERGIEPIALSPEDPPFAVNLVPLGPGRVIASEMSPRTRETLEARGVEVIQLDYEACWSSGGGLRCNSAPLARDSV comes from the coding sequence ATGTCCCGGGAGACCATAACCAACGCGACCGCAGATCGTTTCCGTTATCAGCGCTTGATGGAAACCTTCGACACGCCCGCCGCGCCCGCGTTCGAGGATGCCGGCCAGCAGGAGAAGATCTGGGGCGCCGTCTGGGGCGCAGACAGCGAAGTCGGCACGTTGCGCACCATCCTGGTCCATCGGCCGGGCGACGAGATCAAGCGGGTGACCGAGGACTGGTACGATCCGGAGCTCGAGAGTTACTGCAACCGCGAGGAAGGGATCTGGTGGCGCGGCCGCAACGGTCCCGATCTGCCGGCGATGCAGCAGGCGCACGACCAGTTCACATCCATTCTGCGGGAGAACGGTGTCGAGGTCGCCTATATCCACGAGAACGGCCAGCCGACCAACCGGCCGGTGCCGATCAAGCAGATGTCGCCGCGCGATATCGTCATCGGTGTGCCCGGCGGCGCGATTGTCTGCCGCCCCAACGCCAAGGGACGCCGTGAGGAGAGTTTTTGGGCGGCGCGCCGGGTGATGGAGATGGGTTGCCCGATCATCCGCACGATATCGGGCACCGGCATTGTCGAAGGCGGCAGCTTCATGTGGATCGACGCGAAGACCGCTGCGCTCAGCACCGGCCTTTGCGCCAACCGGGAGGGGGTCGAGCAGGTGCGCGAGGTGCTGGCCCATGTCGGAGTCGATCTGATTACCGTCCAGGTGCCGGGCTATGGCCAACACCTTGACGGCTTTTGCTCGATGATCGACACCGACAAGGCGCTGATCAATCCGACGCTGCTACCCTATGACTTCGTTCAGGTCTTGCAGGAGCGCGGCATCGAGCCGATCGCGCTGTCGCCAGAGGATCCGCCCTTTGCCGTCAATCTGGTGCCGCTTGGGCCGGGCCGCGTGATCGCCAGCGAAATGTCGCCGCGCACCCGCGAAACGCTGGAGGCCCGAGGGGTCGAGGTCATCCAACTTGACTATGAGGCGTGCTGGAGTTCCGGCGGCGGTTTGCGCTGCAACTCCGCGCCGCTTGCCCGCGATTCCGTCTAA
- a CDS encoding SDR family NAD(P)-dependent oxidoreductase, with protein MAKKETALIVGAGSGLSASVARLFQIEGMDVSLSARNTDKLKDLASEIGAKTYAVDVADPASVAALFEAVDADTGTPDVVVFNPSYRVRGPVAELDPEEVRKTLMITCFGGFLVGQQATRRMEEKGGGTILFTGASAGVKGYPNSAPFAMGKFGLRGLIQSMARELQPKNIHVAHFVIDGGIGKSDDDTKLDPDAIAKTYLDVHRQHRSAWTWEVELRPWKETF; from the coding sequence ATGGCGAAGAAGGAAACCGCTCTCATCGTCGGTGCCGGATCAGGCCTCAGCGCCTCGGTCGCCCGCCTCTTTCAGATCGAGGGCATGGATGTCTCGTTGTCCGCCCGCAACACGGACAAGCTCAAGGACCTCGCCAGCGAGATTGGCGCCAAGACCTATGCTGTCGACGTCGCCGATCCGGCCTCGGTCGCGGCGCTTTTCGAGGCCGTCGACGCCGACACGGGAACTCCGGACGTCGTCGTCTTCAACCCCAGCTACCGCGTGCGCGGGCCGGTCGCTGAACTTGATCCCGAGGAGGTTCGCAAGACGCTGATGATCACCTGCTTCGGCGGTTTTCTGGTCGGTCAGCAGGCGACACGGCGCATGGAGGAAAAGGGCGGCGGCACCATCCTTTTCACCGGTGCGTCGGCCGGCGTGAAGGGGTATCCCAACTCCGCGCCCTTCGCGATGGGCAAGTTCGGTCTGCGCGGTCTGATCCAGAGCATGGCGCGCGAACTGCAGCCCAAGAACATCCACGTCGCGCACTTCGTGATCGACGGCGGCATCGGCAAATCGGACGACGACACCAAGCTCGATCCCGATGCCATCGCCAAGACCTATCTGGATGTCCATCGGCAACACCGCAGTGCCTGGACCTGGGAGGTCGAGCTCAGACCATGGAAGGAAACGTTCTGA